A region of Crinalium epipsammum PCC 9333 DNA encodes the following proteins:
- a CDS encoding ribbon-helix-helix domain-containing protein: MLSVSKMQKDVGGKRKLEQISAYITPELKTKLEQWAEDEARSLSSLVVYLLQKAVKEKDKQQSDHTT; the protein is encoded by the coding sequence ATGCTTTCTGTATCAAAAATGCAAAAAGACGTGGGTGGCAAACGAAAACTTGAGCAGATTAGTGCTTACATCACACCTGAGTTAAAAACTAAACTTGAGCAATGGGCTGAGGATGAAGCACGATCTCTCAGTAGTTTGGTTGTTTATTTGTTGCAAAAAGCCGTTAAGGAAAAGGATAAACAACAGAGCGATCACACCACATGA